The DNA window CCATTTGGTGGAGAAACTAGCTAACTTTGATAGGGAGAGAATTCCTGAACGTGTGGTTCATGCTAGAGGAGCAAGTGCGAAAGGATTCTTCGAGGTTACTCATGATGTTTCGCATCTTACATGTGCTGATTTCCTTCGATCACCTGGCGTGCAGACTCCAGTCATAGTTAGGTTTTCTACTGTGATTCATGAACGTGGCAGTCCTGAGACTCTCAGAGATCCAAGAGGATTTGCTGTGAAGTTCTACACTAGAGAGGTAATAGAATCTATATCCAATTGCAGCATCAATTATATGATCTGATGAAATCTTATGTTTACTATTATTAGGGTAACTTTGATCTTGTTGGGAATAATTTCCCTGTTTTCTTTATCCGTGATGGAATGGAGTTTCCTGACATGGTTCATGCTCTCAAGCCAAACCCTAAGTCCCATATCCAGGAGAATTGGAGGGTTCTTGACTTCTTCTCTCATCATCCAGAGAGCTTGCACATGTTCACATTCCTGTTCGACGATATAGGTATTCCACAGGACTACAGACACATGGAGGGGTCAGGTGTTAACACTTACACTCTCATCAACAAGGCTGGAAAATCCCATTTGGTGAAATTTCACTGGAAACCAACCTGTGGAGTAAAAAGTCTTCTTGAAGATGAAGCCATTAAAGTTGGTGGAGCAAACCACAGTCATGCAACTAAGGATCTTTATGATTCTATTTCTGCTGGTAACTATCCTGAGTGGAAGCTATACATACAAACAATCGACACTGATCATCAGAATAATTTTGACTTTGATCCACTTGATGTGACGAAAACTTGGCCGGAGGATATCTTGCCTCTTCAGCCAGTTGGGCGGTTGGTTTTGAACCGGAACATAGATAATTTCTTTGCGGAGAATGAGCAGCTTGCTTTCTGTCCTGCTATTATTGTTCCTGGTGTATACTATTCTGATGACAAGTTGCTGCAAACTAGGATCTTCTCTTATTCTGATACTCAGAGGCATAGACTTGGACCTAATTATCTCCAGCTTCCGGCTAATGCTCCTAAATGTACTCACCATAACAATCACCATGATGGGTTCATGAATTTCATGCATAGGGATGAGGAGGTATGATGATTTTGTTCTattcttttactttaaaattGATGGCAACATCCATTAGGCTGAAAGGCAATTGGGTTTGTTTTAAATGACATTGCTTTTGATATCCAAACCAGATGATTACCAaagaaaaatactatttatttctCTAACCAGTATAGTCGAAAAGAGATATCTAGAACTTATTCGGATGAGATTTTAGCACAAAAATGGAATATGAAGTTTTTCCATGGATTTAGGTTCTTGTGGTAATGTAATGAAGATTAATTTTTCCTTTCAATTGAATTAGGTCAACTACTTCCCTTCGAGGTTCGATCCTGCCCGAAATGCAGAGGTAGTCCCGGTTCCTTCCTCTGTTTGCACTGGTAATCGTGAAAAGGTCAGTTACTTTCGCCACCCTGTTTGAATTTCTCGAGCCACTTCATCAACACAATGTAAATCAATTGCTTTCTTTCTGTTGTTACAGTGTATTATTCAGAAGGAAAACAATTTCAAGCAGCCTGGAGACAGATACCGAACTTTTACACCTGATAGGTCtgtttctttttcatttttgactACATACTAATTTCATTACTGATTGTATTCTATTAAGACTCTTGTGTTTTGTTTTCGATGTTGTCTTTGAACAGGCAAGAGCGTTTCATCAATAGATGGATCGACGCCTTATCTGACCCTAGAGTCACCCATGAGATAAAAACCATTTGGATCTCCTACTGGTCTCAGGTTAGTATTCCTTCCCAAACAAATTGTATATAGTTATGTGAATGCTGAAAACTGACATTTTAGGGTTAGATGACTTGAAGTATGTGGAAAGTAAAtgttaaataaactaaaatcttttagataaatgaaaaaaaaagaacttttaaatctttaaatatcTAATTTCATTGGATTTAATGTGAAAATATACAAGAATATTCAGTtacatttttcaattttgtgTGGGCttgattgaattatttattattcattcgATCGAGCTCTACCACCTCATTAAAATTCATCTAGCCAATAATTCATGGTTCGATAATGCAactttaatctttttatttaatgagttaatataataaattgttaggccttaaaaaaaatgaaattatatatttttgaatttggtGGCAGGCTGATGTATCTCTGGGTCAGAAGCTGGCTTCTCGTCTGAACGTGAAGCCAAGTATGTGaacataaaagaaaagaatatgagaagaaaaaagatcataataataataaatctcaTCATCTTTTGTGTACTTTGGCTGGTTAGTAGTATGTATGTGTTTTAATTGAGTCATGGTTCTTATCAGATTTGTTTGTTGTCGGGTTTGTGTTTGTGTCGTGTTTATGTCTTCGAATAATAGCCTTTGTTCTTTGGCTAGAATGTATTGCATAACCGttcttttaagttattttgattcTGTTTCTAGCCTTTTTAAGTAATTGATCACTTGCTTAACAGACAATCAATTTAACAATAGTAACATCTGTGTTAAGTTTTGCTATAACCCTCAGGTGGGTTGTCCCATTCCGGTTCAAAATATCCCAAATAGATTGAATGAAAAAGACctaatcaaataatcaaaaatcaCAATGATATAAAAAACAAGTATGGAttgtaatgaaaaaaaataaattaaggtaGTTCAATGACAATTATAAAATGTCATGAGGATTTTGGATCCCATTGAGctgtgatttattttatttgtgttcaattaataaataattaagtatataacattattaatatatttatttatattttataagaattttatgtcatttctttataataatatgaaattttaatatattatataaaatattattttata is part of the Impatiens glandulifera chromosome 1, dImpGla2.1, whole genome shotgun sequence genome and encodes:
- the LOC124918869 gene encoding catalase isozyme 1-like; the encoded protein is MDPYKFRPSSAHNSLYYTTNSGAPVWNNNSSFTVGSRGPILLEDYHLVEKLANFDRERIPERVVHARGASAKGFFEVTHDVSHLTCADFLRSPGVQTPVIVRFSTVIHERGSPETLRDPRGFAVKFYTREGNFDLVGNNFPVFFIRDGMEFPDMVHALKPNPKSHIQENWRVLDFFSHHPESLHMFTFLFDDIGIPQDYRHMEGSGVNTYTLINKAGKSHLVKFHWKPTCGVKSLLEDEAIKVGGANHSHATKDLYDSISAGNYPEWKLYIQTIDTDHQNNFDFDPLDVTKTWPEDILPLQPVGRLVLNRNIDNFFAENEQLAFCPAIIVPGVYYSDDKLLQTRIFSYSDTQRHRLGPNYLQLPANAPKCTHHNNHHDGFMNFMHRDEEVNYFPSRFDPARNAEVVPVPSSVCTGNREKCIIQKENNFKQPGDRYRTFTPDRQERFINRWIDALSDPRVTHEIKTIWISYWSQADVSLGQKLASRLNVKPSM